One Microbacterium trichothecenolyticum DNA window includes the following coding sequences:
- a CDS encoding FAD-dependent oxidoreductase → MANSGAVSCVIVGGGPAGMVLGLLLARGGIRVTVLEKHRDFLRDFRGDTVHPSTLRLLDDLGLFDRFDRLPQAHVRQFRLPTSIGTDVVFADLSRLRTAHPYIAMVPQGDLLDLLAEAARAEPTFTLLREHEVTGVLRGGDRVNGVTFRSPDGEGEVRADLTVAADGRWSVVRRALDLPLREFPVPFDVWWFRVTTDRPLAEALLPRIRRGRIGIAIPRRGYVQVAWIGRKGTDAALRAAGIDALRAQVSELLPELAEDVHTIASMDDVKHLDVRVDRLRRWHANGVLCIGDAAHAMSPAGGVGINLAIQDAVATARLLAKPLRRGALAGPRSGRVLARVQRRRRFPTVVIQMAQRVVHARVIAPVLRGATDAVLPRFAGVLLRRLPLLSAVPAFVIGVGTRPERAPRWARHGRAGRDATRCSRA, encoded by the coding sequence ATGGCGAACAGCGGGGCCGTCTCGTGCGTGATCGTCGGTGGTGGACCCGCCGGCATGGTCCTCGGTCTGCTGCTCGCGCGTGGCGGCATCCGGGTCACCGTGCTCGAGAAGCACCGCGACTTCTTGCGCGATTTCCGCGGCGACACCGTGCATCCGTCGACCCTGCGCCTGCTCGACGATCTCGGGCTCTTCGACCGGTTCGACCGGTTGCCCCAGGCTCACGTGCGCCAGTTCCGACTGCCCACGTCGATCGGGACGGACGTCGTCTTCGCCGACCTCTCGCGCCTCCGGACGGCGCACCCCTATATCGCGATGGTCCCGCAGGGGGATCTGCTCGACCTGCTCGCCGAGGCCGCACGCGCAGAGCCGACGTTCACCCTGCTGCGCGAGCACGAGGTCACGGGCGTGCTGCGGGGCGGTGATCGTGTGAACGGGGTGACCTTCCGCTCGCCGGACGGTGAGGGCGAGGTGCGGGCCGACCTCACCGTCGCCGCCGACGGACGCTGGTCCGTCGTGCGCCGCGCGCTCGATCTGCCGCTGCGCGAGTTCCCTGTTCCCTTCGACGTCTGGTGGTTCCGCGTCACGACCGATCGCCCTCTGGCCGAGGCACTGCTGCCGCGCATCCGCCGAGGTCGGATCGGCATCGCCATCCCACGTCGCGGATATGTCCAGGTCGCATGGATCGGCCGGAAGGGAACGGATGCCGCGCTCCGCGCCGCCGGCATCGACGCCCTGCGGGCGCAGGTCTCCGAGCTGCTGCCCGAGCTCGCCGAAGACGTGCACACGATCGCGTCGATGGACGACGTGAAGCACCTCGACGTGCGGGTCGATCGCCTGCGCCGGTGGCACGCGAACGGCGTGCTGTGCATCGGCGATGCCGCGCACGCGATGTCGCCCGCGGGAGGCGTGGGCATCAACCTCGCGATCCAGGATGCCGTGGCCACGGCGCGACTGCTCGCGAAACCGCTGCGGCGCGGGGCGCTCGCGGGGCCGCGCTCGGGGCGGGTTCTCGCGCGGGTGCAGCGGCGGCGGCGGTTCCCGACGGTGGTGATCCAGATGGCGCAGCGCGTCGTGCACGCGCGGGTGATCGCGCCGGTGCTGCGCGGGGCAACGGATGCGGTGCTGCCGCGGTTCGCCGGCGTGCTGCTGCGGCGTCTGCCGCTGCTGAGCGCGGTTCCGGCGTTCGTCATCGGCGTGGGGACGCGGCCCGAGCGGGCGCCGCGGTGGGCGCGGCACGGACGCGCTGGTCGCGATGCGACCCGCTGTTCTCGTGCGTAG
- the cas1e gene encoding type I-E CRISPR-associated endonuclease Cas1e → MAIPGARPPDLPDLVRAQDRLTFIYLEKCHIHRESNAITATDERGVMHIPAASLGALLLGPGTTVSQQAMVLMAESGSTVVWVGEEGVRYYAHGRSLAHSSRLLEAQARLMTNQTSRLKVAREMYAMRFPGEDTSGLTIQQLRGREGARVRRAYRAHSARTGVPWEGRDYKVEDFAASDPVNQALSAANTSLYGVVHSVIVALGCSPGLGFVHTGHVRSFVYDIADLYKADISIPLAFDLAAEAPLDIGSSARRAVRDQFRGGGFLERCVRDIRHLLLPDDDASGSAEAEPAENIVSLWDGSQRIVSGGTSYGADY, encoded by the coding sequence ATGGCGATCCCCGGAGCCCGCCCGCCCGACCTTCCAGACCTCGTGCGAGCCCAGGACCGACTGACGTTCATCTACCTGGAGAAGTGCCACATCCATCGCGAATCGAACGCCATCACGGCGACCGACGAGCGAGGCGTCATGCACATTCCCGCGGCATCCCTGGGCGCTCTTCTCCTCGGCCCCGGGACTACGGTCAGCCAACAGGCTATGGTGCTCATGGCCGAGAGCGGTTCCACCGTGGTCTGGGTCGGCGAAGAGGGCGTGCGGTACTACGCCCACGGACGTTCCTTGGCACACAGCTCCCGCCTGCTCGAAGCACAGGCACGCCTGATGACCAATCAGACCAGCCGTCTGAAGGTGGCGCGCGAAATGTATGCGATGCGCTTTCCTGGTGAGGACACCTCGGGCCTCACGATCCAGCAGTTGCGCGGGCGTGAAGGCGCCCGGGTGCGCCGTGCATACCGTGCTCATTCCGCGCGGACGGGCGTGCCCTGGGAGGGTCGTGACTACAAAGTGGAGGACTTCGCTGCGAGCGACCCCGTCAATCAGGCCCTGTCCGCCGCGAACACGAGCCTGTACGGCGTCGTTCATTCCGTCATCGTCGCATTGGGCTGTTCACCGGGGCTCGGCTTCGTTCACACGGGTCACGTCCGCTCGTTCGTCTACGACATCGCGGACCTGTACAAGGCGGACATTTCGATACCGCTCGCCTTTGATCTGGCAGCTGAAGCCCCTCTCGACATCGGTTCCTCCGCGCGCCGAGCTGTGAGAGACCAGTTCCGTGGAGGAGGGTTCCTCGAACGTTGCGTCCGCGACATCCGGCACCTCCTGCTACCAGACGACGATGCATCGGGATCCGCCGAGGCCGAACCCGCGGAGAACATCGTCTCTCTCTGGGACGGTTCCCAACGCATAGTCTCGGGCGGCACGAGCTACGGGGCCGATTACTGA
- the cas6e gene encoding type I-E CRISPR-associated protein Cas6/Cse3/CasE yields MFLSRVRLNPARRSSRPVLASPHVLHAAVLAAFPDPSPRATGRVLWRLDTDATSATVYVVSPEQPDFTHLVEQAGWPSLPEGWIVRPYGPLLSRITQGQHYRFRLTANPVRSTRSPESESGARGKVFGHVTVAQQTDWLLSRAERLGFAIARTSAGHDTDERPLVPAPHLSVTNSGTVSFSRRETRVTLRVATYEGLLEVTSPEDFRRTLTHGIGRAKGYGCGLLTIAPAS; encoded by the coding sequence ATGTTCCTCTCGCGCGTTCGCCTCAACCCCGCGCGGCGCAGTTCCCGCCCGGTTCTCGCATCGCCGCATGTTCTGCACGCTGCAGTCCTGGCGGCGTTCCCCGATCCTTCACCGCGTGCGACCGGTCGCGTGCTCTGGAGACTCGACACCGACGCGACCTCCGCCACGGTTTACGTCGTCAGTCCCGAGCAGCCGGACTTCACTCACCTCGTCGAGCAGGCGGGCTGGCCCTCGCTGCCCGAGGGGTGGATCGTACGTCCCTACGGCCCTCTGCTCTCGCGCATAACGCAAGGACAGCACTACCGCTTCCGCCTGACCGCGAATCCCGTACGTTCGACGCGCTCTCCCGAGTCCGAGTCCGGTGCGCGTGGAAAGGTCTTCGGTCACGTCACGGTCGCACAACAGACCGACTGGCTGCTGTCTCGCGCTGAACGCCTCGGCTTCGCCATCGCTCGCACAAGCGCCGGTCACGACACCGACGAACGGCCACTGGTTCCCGCGCCCCACCTCAGCGTCACCAACAGCGGTACGGTGTCCTTCTCTCGGCGCGAGACGCGGGTCACTCTCCGGGTTGCGACATACGAGGGCCTCCTCGAAGTCACCAGCCCGGAAGACTTCCGTCGCACGCTCACGCACGGCATCGGCCGCGCGAAGGGCTACGGGTGCGGCCTCCTCACGATCGCACCGGCGAGCTGA
- the cas2e gene encoding type I-E CRISPR-associated endoribonuclease Cas2e, translating into MVVLVLTACPPGLRGYLTRWLLEISAGVFVGTVSARVRELMWKRTVEMVRSGRAIMVFSARNEQRMSFLVHGHHWEPVDIDGITLMLRPNAATSDDGDGSGGQLTAPSRRTGWSNASRHRRR; encoded by the coding sequence ATGGTCGTGCTCGTGTTGACCGCTTGTCCGCCCGGACTCCGCGGATACCTCACGAGGTGGCTCCTCGAGATCTCTGCCGGCGTCTTCGTCGGCACCGTGTCGGCGCGCGTACGCGAACTGATGTGGAAGCGCACCGTCGAGATGGTGCGTTCCGGCCGCGCGATCATGGTGTTCTCCGCGCGCAACGAACAACGCATGAGCTTTCTCGTCCACGGACACCATTGGGAACCGGTCGATATCGACGGCATCACTCTCATGCTCAGGCCGAACGCGGCAACCTCCGACGATGGCGACGGTTCCGGAGGGCAGCTGACAGCACCCTCGCGGCGCACCGGGTGGAGCAATGCGTCACGTCACCGGCGGCGATGA
- a CDS encoding glycerate kinase, with translation MRVVIAPDKFKGTLTARQAADAMASAVRERWPDARLDVVPIADGGDGTVDSLGGATRVDEVSGPLGTPVRAAWRLDGGLALIESAAASGLVLAGGPGGNDPWHATSRGVGELIARALDAGATRVLVGAGGSATTDGGRGAMEALGERTPFAPGWVTVLTDTTVTFDDAARVFGPQKGADPEMVRRLGARLSMDAEEWTARFGIDVRGVPRTGAAGGLSGALHAAGADLVDGAAYIAEVRDLDAAIAGADLVLTGEGAFDETSLRGKGPGHVIALAAVHGVPALVVAGAASRDVAGEHVASLVETVGVREALANPPASVRTTTAVALAAFAASRR, from the coding sequence GTGCGCGTCGTCATCGCCCCAGACAAGTTCAAGGGCACCCTGACCGCACGGCAGGCGGCGGATGCCATGGCATCCGCCGTCCGTGAGCGGTGGCCCGACGCGCGACTCGACGTCGTTCCCATCGCGGACGGCGGCGACGGCACGGTCGATTCCCTGGGCGGCGCGACCCGCGTGGACGAGGTGAGCGGACCGCTCGGCACGCCCGTGCGCGCCGCCTGGCGCCTCGACGGCGGCCTCGCCTTGATCGAGTCGGCCGCGGCATCCGGACTCGTGCTCGCCGGTGGCCCCGGCGGCAATGATCCCTGGCACGCGACGAGTCGCGGCGTCGGCGAGCTCATCGCGCGAGCCCTCGACGCCGGCGCGACGCGCGTGCTCGTGGGGGCCGGCGGCTCGGCGACGACCGACGGAGGCCGCGGCGCGATGGAAGCGCTGGGGGAGCGTACGCCCTTCGCGCCGGGGTGGGTGACGGTGCTCACCGACACCACCGTGACCTTCGACGACGCCGCGCGCGTCTTCGGACCGCAGAAGGGCGCCGACCCAGAGATGGTGCGACGCCTCGGCGCGCGGCTGTCGATGGATGCCGAGGAATGGACCGCGCGATTCGGCATCGATGTGCGAGGTGTCCCGCGCACGGGCGCGGCGGGTGGCCTGTCAGGTGCGCTGCACGCCGCGGGAGCGGACCTGGTCGACGGGGCCGCCTACATCGCCGAGGTGCGGGATCTCGACGCGGCGATCGCGGGCGCCGACCTCGTGCTGACGGGGGAAGGGGCCTTCGACGAGACGTCTCTGAGGGGCAAAGGCCCCGGGCACGTTATCGCGCTCGCCGCCGTCCACGGAGTGCCGGCGCTGGTGGTCGCCGGTGCCGCCTCGCGAGACGTCGCCGGAGAGCACGTGGCATCGCTCGTCGAGACGGTGGGGGTGCGGGAGGCGCTGGCGAACCCGCCCGCGTCGGTGCGGACGACGACCGCGGTGGCGCTCGCCGCGTTCGCGGCCTCACGGCGCTGA
- a CDS encoding CBU_0592 family membrane protein, translated as MSSSDLADLVGLVGVSLVVVSYFLLQAGRVRVEQLRYSLTNALASILVLVSLAAHWNLSSAVIEGFWLLISLYGCARWMRARRRRVASAS; from the coding sequence ATGTCTTCGTCCGACCTTGCCGACCTCGTGGGACTCGTCGGTGTCTCGCTCGTCGTCGTCAGCTACTTCCTCCTGCAGGCGGGACGCGTGCGCGTCGAACAGCTGCGCTACTCGCTGACCAACGCCCTCGCGTCGATCCTCGTGCTCGTCTCGCTCGCCGCGCACTGGAACCTCTCGTCCGCCGTGATCGAGGGATTCTGGCTGCTGATCAGCCTGTACGGCTGCGCGAGGTGGATGCGCGCGCGGCGTCGCCGCGTGGCATCCGCGTCGTAG